The following coding sequences lie in one Silene latifolia isolate original U9 population chromosome 5, ASM4854445v1, whole genome shotgun sequence genomic window:
- the LOC141655536 gene encoding cucumisin-like, whose protein sequence is MAKSWFPGAMYLLVLSLFVYACLLVPVQADELERKDYIVYMGDMEIPDIPVVGDIYLKMILDVLGGNLLDLKKAADYLVYSFKNFKGFVVHITDEEAEIFSKMVGVVSVFPSRKRKLHTTRSWNFMGFPLDVERSSLESDVIVGVIDTGIWPESESFNDEGFGPPPTKWKGRCDTSLNFTCNNKIIGAQYFRADNNISNIDIASPRDSDGHGTHTASTVAGSAVTGTSFLGLGSGTARGGVPSARIAVYKVCWSDKCDDADLLAAFDTAISDGVDIISVSVGGGQAPYLEDTMAIGSFHAMQKGILTSASAGNDGPTLVTLENFAPWFLTVAASSIDRKFITEVKLGNGMVVRGISLNTFDLKNKTFPLIYGGDAPNPLSESDSPSRYCGEDTLDKTMVEGKIVLCDTLITGEEPFINGVAGVIMQDLDSHDFPVSYPLPASYLKPEDGARVLSYARNLTSTPYGTILTSVAINDATSPTVASFSSRGPNPISTGILKPDLTAPGLTILAAYSPIAVVSGAESDPRSVQYNIISGTSMSCPHASGVAAYIKSFHPTWSPAAIKSALMTTASPMTSASNEEAEFAFGSGHINPLKAVNPGLVYDAEEADYINFLCSEGLTATQIELISGTRNNCSNTTNWDLNYPSMAVPTSAGAFNAVFYRAVTNVGSSNSTYSASVTTPEGQALAVTVQPSALVFKSIGEKLSFSVKVTGRIGLRGLISASLVWNDGEHQVRSPVVVYNLS, encoded by the exons ATGGCTAAGTCATGGTTTCCTGGCGCAATGTATCTTTTAGTCCTAAGCCTTTTTGTTTACGCATGCCTTCTCGTGCCAGTACAAGCTGATGAACTTGAAAGAAAG GATTATATTGTGTACATGGGTGATATGGAGATACCTGATATCCCTGTCGTCGGAGACATTTACCTAAAGATGATACTGGATGTTCTTGGAGG CAATCTTCTAGACCTCAAGAAGGCTGCGGATTATCTTGTGTATTCTTTCAAGAACTTCAAAGGATTTGTTGTACATATAACTGATGAGGAAGCAGAGATATTCTCAA AAATGGTTGGAGTGGTGTCCGTGTTTCCTAGTCGAAAGAGGAAGCTTCATACAACAAGGTCATGGAATTTCATGGGTTTCCCTTTGGATGTCGAGAGAAGTAGTCTTGAAAGTGATGTTATTGTGGGCGTTATAGACACCGGAATCTGGCCGGAATCTGAGAGTTTTAATGATGAAGGCTTTGGTCCACCGCCAACCAAATGGAAGGGCCGTTGTGATACTTCACTTAACTTTACTTGTAACAA CAAAATAATAGGGGCGCAATACTTCAGAGCAGACAACAACATCAGCAACATTGACATAGCATCCCCAAGAGACTCAGATGGGCATGGTACACACACAGCGTCAACAGTAGCAGGTAGCGCAGTGACCGGGACAAGCTTCCTAGGGTTAGGCTCAGGAACAGCTCGTGGTGGCGTTCCATCAGCTAGAATTGCGGTGTACAAGGTCTGTTGGTCAGACAAATGTGATGACGCCGATCTTCTAGCTGCATTTGACACAGCTATTTCAGATGGAGTTGATATTATATCAGTTTCAGTTGGAGGTGGGCAGGCCCCATACTTGGAGGATACAATGGCAATCGGATCTTTTCACGCAATGCAAAAAGGCATCTTGACGTCTGCGTCAGCTGGAAATGATGGGCCCACCCTTGTAACTCTAGAAAATTTTGCACCTTGGTTTCTAACTGTAGCAGCTAGCTCCATTGATCGCAAATTTATCACTGAGGTTAAGCTTGGCAATGGTATGGTTGTCCGGGGTATTTCATTGAACACGTTTGATCTCAAAAACAAGACTTTTCCTTTAATTTATGGAGGCGATGCACCTAATCCTTTATCTGAAAGTGATTCTCCCTCAAG GTACTGTGGTGAAGACACATTGGATAAGACAATGGTCGAAGGCAAGATTGTCTTATGTGACACTTTGATCACCGGGGAGGAACCCTTCATTAATGGCGTCGCTGGGGTCATCATGCAGGATTTAGATTCTCACGATTTTCCAGTTTCGTATCCTCTCCCGGCATCTTACCTTAAGCCGGAAGATGGCGCTCGCGTTCTCTCTTATGCTAGAAACTTAACAAG TACGCCATATGGAACTATACTAACTAGTGTTGCAATCAATGACGCAACCTCCCCAACAGTAGCATCATTTTCTTCCAGGGGTCCAAATCCAATCTCAACAGGAATCCTTAAG CCGGATTTGACTGCACCTGGGCTAACCATCTTGGCGGCGTACTCACCTATTGCCGTAGTGTCCGGAGCAGAGAGTGACCCAAGGTCTGTGCAGTATAACATCATTTCTGGAACTTCCATGTCTTGCCCTCACGCTTCCGGAGTTGCTGCATATATCAAATCATTTCACCCTACATGGTCTCCTGCTGCTATTAAATCTGCTCTCATGACTACTG CCTCTCCGATGACCAGCGCATCCAATGAAGAAGCTGAATTCGCATTTGGGTCCGGCCATATAAACCCATTGAAAGCTGTAAATCCTGGCCTAGTCTACGATGCTGAAGAAGCCGACTATATCAACTTTTTGTGCAGTGAAGGGTTGACTGCAACTCAAATCGAATTAATATCAGGAACAAGGAACAATTGTAGTAACACTACTAATTGGGATCTCAACTACCCTTCGATGGCAGTCCCTACAAGTGCAGGCGCCTTTAATGCCGTGTTTTATAGGGCAGTCACTAATGTCGGATCTTCAAACTCGACCTATAGTGCTTCAGTGACTACTCCAGAAGGGCAGGCATTGGCTGTCACAGTGCAACCAAGTGCTCTGGTATTTAAGTCTATAGGTGAAAAATTGTCCTTCAGTGTTAAAGTAACCGGGAGAATCGGTTTGAGAGGTCTGATATCTGCTTCTTTAGTTTGGAATGATGGTGAACATCAAGTTAGAAGTCCAGTTGTTGTATATAATTTGTCATAG